In Clupea harengus chromosome 4, Ch_v2.0.2, whole genome shotgun sequence, the genomic stretch CTATGAACTGTGGGAAGATCTTGAAGGGTACAGATTAAACACCTCTGGagagctcagacacacacacacacacacacacacacacacacacacacacacaaacgcacacacgcataaatatacacacgcaAGGTGCCACCGACTTTTGTTCCTGGAGATATTTGCATATAAATCGGTTGTACATATCTGAAGAACAAGCCAGAGATGTCAGCTATCAGATGTCTCCCCCTCACCCCTGGTGCTTCTGCTGAATTACACTGGCAGTGCAAATCCCTTTTATTCAAATGTACTCCCTGTGTCTTATCTGCTCTGGTGATACAGGTGTTATGCAGTGAGTTGCGACTCGAGACATTTCGATGTGCGGCAGACAGTTGAAtaatcaataacaaaaacaccagatttttttctttctttcacaaacctgtttctctctctcttatttcctcTTTCTCAGGCTTGTGGTGCCCAACAAGGGTTACTCATCCCTAGATCAGAGTCCGGACGAGAAGCCTCTGGTAGCGCTGGACACAGACAGGTACAAACCCACCTCGCTGCTTGATTCCATCCATATCACCTGAAGGGCATCATTAAGGGATTTTCTAGTATAAATGTTCTGGCTGGAAATGAACTTTTCAGGTAAATAATGATCAGTAAGTGCAGCTGGGAGCATTAGGCTAGTACATCATTTGTAGTTTGCGTCGTTTATTGTAAGTTTTATGTGCaatgttaaagtgtgtgtgtgtgtgtgtgtgtgtgtgtgttgaggacgggggtggggtgtgttttgtgttctcaTTAGAGGAGGGTGATGAATATTATGGAGGCTATTCGTTCCTCAGCGTGAGTCCGCCGTGTTAACGGTGAGTGTTAGAGCCGCGCAGCTATTTCATTTTGTAATTGGATTAGCACGACTCAATTATTGCTGGGAGCTGAGTCAGAGAATGAGCTTCCTCTAACCTGACTGTCTCTTTGAGGCTAATGACTTCTGAACAGCGGCTTCCTCAAGTGAAGCAGCTTCCAAAAGTGGCCAGATCAGCTTCTccagaaagctttttttttctgttatctTCTGCCGTGGACTGCATAATTTGggtcaaaatgtaaaaaaaaatcaagaaaaaaaatcaagctTCAGTCATTCTGATACGAGTCCGGTGTGATCTAGTCTGGTCcagtgtggtctggtctggtctggtctgggcagTGGTCTTGGCCTGGAATCTAACACACGGCAGTGTTTTGCAACCCCCTGGCCTTTCATCAGCTCCTACGGGAGGCGCAGGTGCTCATTCAGAATGGCtgggaaaataaaaacgaaACGGACTTGAACCTTTCAGGCCGTTCTGAAATGCAGAAGTAATCCGGTTTAGAGACAAAAGCCCAGCGGCCATTTGCATCTCAATGGCGGGTGGCTTCTCGCCTGCAGACCTGCGGTGAGAGGACGGCAGAGGCGCCTGCCAATCATTACGGTATTTAGGGGAAGCGGTGAGTCATCCGAACCGAAGTCTGATTACTCTTATTGCACTCTGGAGAGGTGGGCGTCCGTGGctcagctacacacagacagatgatcTAGGGTGTCTGTGCGGGTTAGAGGACTGGAGAACGGGGTTTAAGATGAGGGGCCATCAGGGCTcaagtgtgtgtagaggagggaGTCGAGGAGTTGAGTCTTCAGGCCAGTTGTAGCCCAATGAGTTGAGCTTCATTAAACATGAAGCTGTAATTACTTGGGGAATCAATAGAAGGCTGCAGATTGCCTCTGCTGGTTTTCTTGTGATTAATCAATTCAGCTGAAATGCCAACTCCTCTCTCACACCAGTCCCCAGCTGcagggcacacagacacgcacacgtgcgtgtgtgcacatcacatcacatgacTTCACTTCACCGCAGTCCCCTCCtgctgcacagaaacacactcctttgagcacacatatacatatgtttcatataaacatacacGCATGTGATTACAAGAGGACACGACAGAGGACATTCATAGGTTTGCTCTAAATCAAAACACATGAAGGCCTCCGAAATGATAaacagtactttttttttttttgttgataaacCGCGCTTTTACACTCTGAGAACGTACACCACCCCaagtacacgcacgcacgcacacacaacacacacacacacacacacacacacacacacacgcacacgcacacgcacacacgcacacatacataagtaTCTATTACATTTCTGTGGAGAAGGCAAAGTATTCCCTAACTACTTTTTTCTTTAGTCAAGAGCAGTGTATAGAAAGCATCTAAATGAGCTTGTTTGCCTCAGTTAGAGAATGTCTCCAGGGAGTTCCTGATTAATATACCACACTCatcccctcttttctcctctctgtccctgagAGGCACACCATTACTTGAAGTTCATTTCATGGGAAGATCCGGTTGGGAGGCATGCATTAACTTTGAATGTCAGTCATAAAAGTTTTGTTCAATGTGAACACAGGCCTTTCGATGCCAACATAATAGTCCACTGTGGCACAGGATACCTGAACACCCTAAAAGATGTTTGACGAGAGTGTGAGGTTACACCATCACGCAGTCATGAAATGATTCCTGTTATTATAACCTGGGAAAACAATAATTAAACACGGTTTCTCCGACTGAAAATTAAGAATGAAAGGTGCTCCTTCATCTGCCCCTTTAAAagtatgtgtgcttgtatgctCTTTGTAGCTGCTAGCGtctaactgtatgtttgttcCTCTTTCAGCGATGATGACTTTGACATGTCCAGATACTCCTCGTCAGGATATTCCTCAGCCGAGGTGAGATGTCTGAGGGAGCAGGTACTTACACGTTCTGACTAACCCGTCTAACCCTACTTTACCCCCCACGCCGCTGATACTCGTGAAGTGCAAGTTATATTACATTAACGCACCCCATTTAAGCATTCATAACATCATAACGCACCGTAGTGATGCCGTAACATATAACGGCACACCTTAGTCTTGCAGGGCCAGAGTTGACATATCGGGACCGCTTGTTGAAATGGTGTTTCAGTGCACCAGAATCTATgctgcaaacaggtctggcctGCAGTCTATGGCTTTCAGTCTAAAACCCTGTGAACGTTTAATTGAAGTAAACCTCCCACCCACTTCAAGGTACCTTGCACCGAAATTTATCCCAGATGCATATTGCCATACGAGTCTGGCCCCGCTAGACTAGTATTTGCTATATATCATCACGCACGTCCCCAGCATGTACACATGTAGTTCTTTTCTCACATTACACAGTTAATTACTCCATGAGCATTGGATTTTTTTCATTGGAGTCTTGGAGGTTTTTCCTTGGCTGATGGAATATTCAAATTGAAAATGACTGACGGCGTGAGACCCTCGAGTTCATGCAATCCCTAGACACCTCAAAATGCAACGCTTCCTGCAGACAACTTCACTTTAACTATTTGATCTCATGCCACTGACAGCGGTAGTCATACACCGGTCGTTTTTTCTGATATTTCCTTTCCTTGGAACGCTGTGTTGTAACTTCCCTATGAAGTAACTGCAATCCTTGTATGATGCCCAATGCTGAGGTTGatcaccaccctctccccccccccaccccccacagcaAATAAACCAGGACCTGAATATCCAGCTCCTGAAGGATGGCTACCGGCTGGACGAGATCCCAGATGACGAGGACCTGGACCTCATCCCCCGAAATC encodes the following:
- the LOC116220235 gene encoding LOW QUALITY PROTEIN: protein FAM219A-like (The sequence of the model RefSeq protein was modified relative to this genomic sequence to represent the inferred CDS: inserted 1 base in 1 codon) codes for the protein TEKQREMARKGSVKNGTVGSPVNQQPKKNNVMARTRLVVPNKGYSSLDQSPDEKPLVALDTDSDDDFDMSRYSSSGYSSAEQINQDLNIQLLKDGYRLDEIPDDEDLDLXPPKSVNPTCMCCQAATSSTACQIQ